The proteins below are encoded in one region of Paenibacillus albus:
- the icmF gene encoding fused isobutyryl-CoA mutase/GTPase IcmF encodes MSDEVSRYVPVHHIRFVTASALFDGHDASITIMRRILQASGAEVIHLGHNRSVHQIVRTAIQEDVQGIAVSSYQGGHVEFFKYMVDLLRELGAGHIRIFGGGGGVIIPSEMEELHGYGVSRIFSPEDGRVLGLQGMIDVMLQACDYSPVAAYEFKPEALSAKNDRTTAKFMTLAELKVEPRTTSEEKARIEALFGEVSKLVESTAGTPAPVLGITGTGGAGKSSLTDELVHRCLQHYPERRIAVLSVDPTKQKTGGALLGDRIRMNAVYADRVFMRSFATRGSRSELSSALADAIAAAKAAGYELIIVETSGIGQADNGITSIADFSVYVMTSEYGAPSQLEKIEMIDYGDLFVINKFDRRGSEDALRDVKKQVQRSRVQFDRDWHDMPVYGTNASQFNDAGMNRFFTALIARLNEKCGLGWISPPTALVQAAQEPSQKRSIIPDDRSGYLSEIAAAVRQYRQMAEEQADAASVCYRLEGAIEAVRQQGDEKALPAIEQLYAVYSGKLSAHTRKLLEDWASLSQAYTSATHTTYVRGKPIVTELYSRSLSGLDIPRIALPANRDDGDLVSWMYKENVPGHFPYTAGVFPFKRKEEDPKRQFAGEGTPERTNRRFHYLSKDDTAKRLSTAFDSVTLYGEDPAYRPDIYGKIGESGVSVCTLDDMRGLYAGFDLCHPSTSVSMTINGPAPIILAMFLNTAMEQQTDAAAAKLGRTLTEVELAEVRQETLHNVRGTVQADILKEDQGQNTCLFSMAFSLQMMGDIQQYFIDHHIRNYYSVSISGYHIAEAGANPITQLAFTLANGFTYVEYYLSRGMPINEIAPNLSFFFSNGLDPEYSVIGRVARRIWAVVLRDKYGADERSQKLKYHIQTSGRSLHAQEVDFNDIRTSMQALMAIMDNCNSLHTNSYDEAVTTPSEEAVRRAMAIQLIINKELGLMRCENLLQGSFLIEQLTDLVEEAVLLEFERLHVRGGVLGAMESQYQRGRIQDESMVYEMKKHSGELPIIGVNTFLNPNPPQEETAQLQLTRARKEEKEQQIANLQNFQERHKHQVPEALKRLQQTAVSGGNLFAELMETVKVASLGQITNALYEVGGQYRRNI; translated from the coding sequence ATGAGCGATGAGGTCAGTCGGTACGTGCCTGTTCATCACATTCGTTTTGTCACTGCTTCCGCTTTGTTTGACGGTCATGATGCTTCCATTACGATAATGAGACGGATTCTGCAAGCAAGCGGCGCAGAGGTAATCCATTTGGGGCATAACCGGTCGGTGCACCAAATTGTTCGAACCGCCATCCAAGAGGATGTGCAAGGAATCGCAGTATCGTCCTATCAGGGCGGGCATGTCGAATTCTTCAAATATATGGTGGATCTGCTTCGTGAGCTAGGCGCGGGTCATATCCGCATCTTCGGCGGAGGCGGAGGTGTCATCATTCCATCTGAGATGGAGGAGCTTCATGGGTATGGCGTCTCGCGGATTTTTTCGCCGGAGGACGGGCGGGTACTCGGCCTGCAAGGGATGATCGATGTGATGCTGCAGGCGTGTGATTACAGCCCGGTAGCGGCATATGAATTTAAACCGGAGGCGCTCTCCGCAAAAAACGACCGTACAACGGCGAAGTTTATGACGCTTGCGGAGCTGAAGGTGGAGCCGCGGACGACGAGCGAGGAGAAGGCGCGGATCGAAGCGTTGTTCGGTGAGGTCAGCAAGCTGGTGGAGTCTACTGCGGGCACGCCTGCACCGGTGCTCGGAATTACGGGCACAGGCGGCGCTGGCAAAAGCTCTCTCACCGACGAGCTCGTCCATCGCTGCCTGCAGCATTACCCGGAGCGGCGGATTGCCGTGTTGTCGGTCGATCCAACGAAGCAGAAGACCGGAGGCGCACTGCTTGGCGACCGGATTCGGATGAACGCGGTCTATGCGGACCGCGTCTTTATGCGCTCGTTTGCGACGCGCGGCTCGCGCTCGGAGCTGTCGAGCGCGCTCGCGGATGCGATTGCCGCCGCGAAGGCAGCGGGCTATGAGCTCATCATCGTCGAGACGAGCGGCATCGGGCAGGCGGATAATGGGATTACCTCCATCGCCGACTTCTCCGTCTATGTCATGACAAGCGAGTACGGCGCGCCTAGCCAGCTCGAGAAGATCGAGATGATCGACTATGGCGATCTCTTCGTCATCAATAAATTCGACCGGCGCGGCTCCGAGGATGCGCTTCGCGATGTGAAGAAGCAGGTGCAGCGCAGCCGCGTGCAGTTCGATCGCGATTGGCATGATATGCCGGTCTATGGCACGAATGCGAGCCAGTTCAATGACGCCGGCATGAATCGGTTCTTCACTGCGCTCATTGCGAGACTGAATGAGAAGTGCGGCTTAGGCTGGATTTCGCCGCCAACGGCATTGGTGCAAGCCGCGCAGGAGCCATCGCAGAAGCGCTCGATCATCCCCGATGATCGGAGCGGGTATTTGAGCGAAATTGCCGCGGCGGTGCGGCAGTATCGGCAGATGGCGGAGGAGCAGGCGGACGCTGCCTCAGTCTGCTATCGCCTCGAAGGTGCGATCGAGGCGGTGCGCCAGCAGGGCGATGAGAAAGCGCTGCCTGCAATCGAGCAGCTTTATGCGGTGTATAGCGGCAAGCTTAGCGCGCATACGCGGAAGCTGCTGGAGGACTGGGCATCCCTGTCGCAAGCTTACACATCCGCAACGCACACGACGTATGTTCGCGGTAAGCCGATTGTTACAGAGCTGTATTCGAGGAGCCTCTCGGGGCTTGATATTCCGCGGATCGCGCTGCCCGCTAATCGCGACGATGGAGACCTCGTTAGTTGGATGTATAAAGAGAACGTGCCCGGCCATTTTCCTTACACCGCGGGCGTGTTCCCGTTCAAGCGCAAGGAAGAGGATCCGAAGCGCCAGTTTGCCGGCGAGGGAACGCCTGAACGAACGAATCGCAGGTTCCATTATTTGTCCAAGGATGACACGGCGAAGCGGCTCAGCACGGCATTCGATTCCGTGACGCTGTATGGCGAGGACCCGGCTTACAGGCCCGACATCTATGGTAAGATCGGCGAAAGCGGCGTTAGCGTCTGCACCCTCGACGATATGCGTGGCCTCTACGCCGGCTTTGATCTGTGTCATCCGTCCACGTCAGTGTCGATGACGATCAATGGCCCGGCGCCGATTATTTTGGCAATGTTCTTGAATACGGCGATGGAGCAGCAGACGGATGCAGCGGCCGCGAAGCTTGGCAGGACGCTTACCGAGGTGGAGCTTGCGGAGGTTAGGCAGGAGACGCTTCATAACGTTCGCGGCACTGTGCAGGCTGACATACTGAAGGAGGACCAGGGGCAGAATACCTGCCTTTTCTCGATGGCGTTCTCGCTGCAGATGATGGGCGATATTCAGCAGTATTTTATCGATCACCATATTCGGAATTATTATTCCGTCTCGATTTCGGGCTACCATATTGCCGAGGCGGGGGCGAACCCGATTACGCAGCTTGCTTTTACACTCGCCAATGGCTTTACTTATGTGGAATATTACCTCAGCAGAGGGATGCCGATTAACGAAATCGCACCGAATCTGTCGTTCTTCTTCAGCAATGGGCTCGACCCCGAGTATTCGGTCATCGGACGTGTGGCGCGGCGAATCTGGGCGGTCGTGCTGCGGGATAAATACGGCGCTGACGAGCGCAGCCAGAAGCTGAAGTACCACATCCAGACGTCAGGGCGGTCGCTGCATGCGCAGGAAGTGGATTTCAACGATATCCGCACGTCGATGCAGGCACTGATGGCGATTATGGACAATTGCAATTCGCTCCATACGAATTCGTACGACGAAGCGGTGACGACGCCATCAGAGGAGGCTGTCCGCCGAGCGATGGCGATTCAGCTCATCATTAACAAGGAGCTTGGGCTGATGCGGTGCGAGAATTTGCTGCAAGGCTCCTTCCTAATTGAGCAGCTGACTGATTTGGTGGAGGAGGCCGTACTGCTCGAGTTCGAGCGGCTGCATGTGCGAGGCGGTGTGCTGGGGGCGATGGAGTCTCAATATCAGCGGGGCCGCATCCAGGATGAATCGATGGTCTACGAGATGAAGAAGCATAGCGGCGAGCTGCCGATCATCGGCGTCAATACGTTTCTCAATCCGAATCCTCCGCAAGAAGAGACGGCCCAGCTGCAGCTGACGAGAGCGAGGAAGGAAGAGAAGGAGCAGCAGATTGCGAATCTGCAGAATTTCCAGGAGCGGCACAAGCACCAAGTGCCCGAAGCATTGAAGCGACTTCAGCAAACCGCGGTAAGCGGCGGCAACCTGTTCGCGGAGCTGATGGAAACGGTGAAAGTCGCCAGCCTGGGGCAGATTACGAATGCGCTGTATGAGGTAGGCGGGCAGTATCGGCGTAATATCTGA
- a CDS encoding PAS domain-containing sensor histidine kinase, whose translation MHNRPKRHQSNTALSIALSYVIIGCIWILLSDQIMELLHLAGVIRIHSTKGIFYVLITAFILYFWVKRAKKDLTESEERYRILVEHSPEPIAVYCEGDIVFINPAGARVFGATEPQQLIGRAIDRLVSSDYLLASASQPGIPTEQIFHRIDGQAIDVEVTSVPIMYMDKPAMQLLCRDITERKRNERKLAENEQAVKSLVNHNPDAIFSLDLHAHLLNANPAFVRITGYQLSEIQQQSFCKIIIEPDKSPAKVIFEQSLQGESNSIEITILHKDGTYIDVNLKMVPIIIDGKVVGVYGIAKDITELNRTAELLLKSEKLSVVGQLAAGVAHEIRNPLTSLRGFVQLYRTKIDQAYYQIMLSELDRINDIVSEFLVIAKPQAVVFEMNDIRKMMDDVISLLETEAALRDVQIHAELAPDMPLLYCQQNQLKQVFINVLKNAIEAMADGGEIVIQMEASEQRVVIRIKDNGCGIAEDRLPTVGEPFYTTKEKGTGLGLMICNQIMDAHEGSLRIESRVGIGTTVELILPLHNHAAA comes from the coding sequence ATGCATAATAGGCCAAAAAGGCATCAATCGAATACAGCGCTCAGTATTGCGCTCTCTTATGTCATTATCGGCTGCATTTGGATATTGCTGTCTGATCAGATTATGGAGCTGCTGCATCTCGCCGGTGTGATTCGAATTCATTCAACCAAAGGGATTTTCTACGTACTCATTACCGCGTTTATTTTATACTTCTGGGTTAAACGCGCGAAGAAGGATCTGACCGAGAGCGAGGAGCGATATCGGATCCTTGTCGAGCATTCTCCCGAACCGATTGCCGTTTATTGCGAAGGCGATATTGTATTTATTAATCCTGCCGGGGCGAGAGTATTCGGAGCGACGGAGCCGCAGCAGCTTATAGGCAGAGCGATTGATCGCCTTGTGTCTTCTGACTATTTGCTGGCTAGCGCTTCGCAGCCTGGCATACCCACCGAGCAAATTTTTCATCGCATAGATGGTCAAGCCATTGATGTGGAGGTTACTTCTGTACCGATTATGTACATGGACAAGCCGGCGATGCAGCTGCTGTGCCGGGATATAACGGAACGCAAGCGCAACGAGCGCAAGCTGGCGGAGAATGAACAGGCGGTCAAGTCGCTGGTGAATCATAATCCGGATGCCATCTTCTCGCTCGACCTTCATGCCCATTTGCTGAATGCCAATCCGGCATTTGTGAGGATTACCGGCTATCAGCTGAGCGAGATCCAGCAGCAATCCTTTTGCAAGATCATCATTGAACCGGATAAATCGCCGGCAAAAGTGATCTTCGAGCAGTCGCTGCAAGGGGAGTCTAATAGTATAGAAATTACGATTCTCCACAAGGATGGCACGTATATCGATGTGAATTTGAAAATGGTTCCGATCATTATAGATGGCAAAGTTGTAGGTGTATATGGTATTGCAAAGGACATTACGGAGCTGAATCGGACGGCAGAGCTGCTGCTGAAATCCGAGAAGCTGTCCGTCGTGGGACAGCTTGCCGCAGGTGTAGCGCATGAAATTCGCAATCCGCTGACCTCATTGAGAGGCTTCGTTCAGCTGTACAGGACGAAGATTGATCAAGCTTATTATCAGATCATGCTGTCGGAGCTCGACCGGATCAATGATATCGTCAGCGAGTTTCTCGTTATTGCCAAGCCGCAGGCGGTTGTTTTTGAAATGAATGATATCCGCAAAATGATGGATGATGTCATCTCGCTCCTGGAAACGGAAGCTGCGCTTCGGGATGTGCAGATTCACGCCGAGCTTGCGCCGGATATGCCGCTCCTCTATTGTCAGCAGAACCAGCTCAAGCAGGTATTCATTAATGTGCTCAAAAATGCGATCGAAGCGATGGCGGACGGCGGCGAGATCGTTATTCAGATGGAAGCGAGCGAGCAGCGGGTCGTGATCAGGATCAAGGATAACGGCTGCGGTATTGCAGAGGATCGTTTGCCGACAGTTGGCGAGCCTTTCTATACGACGAAGGAGAAAGGAACCGGGCTTGGTCTAATGATCTGCAATCAGATTATGGATGCCCATGAAGGCAGTCTTCGGATCGAGAGCCGGGTCGGCATCGGTACTACAGTTGAACTCATTCTTCCGCTTCATAATCATGCGGCCGCATAA
- a CDS encoding GyrI-like domain-containing protein — MNYRIVEKGKFYMMGAVGRIPLIYNGPNPHTADVWRKLRQEDLLVLTEYSQIEPRGILNAYTNYEDKHTEGTELDLFVGIAMEDPMPDRFKTRFDVLPVEASTWAVFTTIEKKPFETQETWGRISSEWFPTSGYEMTKGPEILWYESFDFSKPDFKTEIWIPIRKLNG, encoded by the coding sequence ATGAACTACAGAATCGTGGAAAAAGGAAAGTTCTATATGATGGGCGCCGTGGGCAGAATTCCTCTCATCTATAACGGGCCGAACCCGCATACCGCAGATGTATGGAGAAAGCTCAGACAGGAGGATTTGCTCGTATTGACGGAATACTCCCAGATTGAACCAAGAGGCATACTGAATGCATATACAAATTATGAGGACAAGCATACCGAGGGGACCGAGTTGGATTTATTCGTGGGCATCGCAATGGAGGATCCAATGCCCGACCGTTTCAAAACCAGATTCGATGTATTGCCAGTTGAAGCTTCTACATGGGCCGTATTTACGACGATCGAGAAGAAGCCATTCGAAACCCAAGAAACATGGGGCCGGATTTCTTCGGAATGGTTCCCCACATCCGGATATGAAATGACGAAGGGACCGGAAATTCTATGGTATGAAAGCTTTGATTTCAGCAAGCCTGATTTCAAGACGGAGATTTGGATTCCGATCCGGAAATTGAACGGATGA
- a CDS encoding phosphotransferase enzyme family protein produces MMLLMNMWRATVDDAPAKELLLNWNHDADSLQFWRASSNYVYRFEADGGVSFWLRFVHEADNTIANIEAELHYIEYLNARGYAAAATVLSRNGRFIETIETEQGRYYGVVFEQAAGNRVQAEQLSADQLTRWGKSLAQLHLLAELYQPPPKTTARRSWEDIIRFITEVLERHPNEAAAASELSHVEKWLRALPNAAGQTGLIHYDFQLDNVFDIGEHEAYSVIDFDDAMYHWYTMDIAAALADLDDLDEAQAGHARTLFLQGYQALRPLNPDDLIEQLAGFRRFSKLYSFARLLRCTEGLELANAPDWLVGLHQKVLAWCSRMRQGF; encoded by the coding sequence ATGATGTTACTTATGAACATGTGGCGTGCGACAGTCGATGACGCGCCAGCGAAAGAGCTTCTACTTAATTGGAACCACGACGCGGACTCGCTCCAATTCTGGAGGGCAAGCAGCAATTATGTATATCGTTTTGAAGCAGATGGCGGCGTTTCGTTCTGGCTTCGTTTCGTTCATGAGGCGGATAATACGATTGCGAATATCGAGGCAGAGCTCCACTATATCGAGTACTTAAACGCAAGAGGATATGCTGCGGCTGCGACTGTCTTGTCACGGAACGGGCGTTTCATTGAAACCATCGAGACGGAGCAGGGGCGCTATTACGGCGTTGTTTTTGAACAAGCTGCGGGGAATCGCGTGCAAGCAGAGCAACTGTCTGCAGATCAGCTGACGCGTTGGGGCAAATCGTTGGCACAGCTGCATCTGCTTGCGGAACTTTACCAACCGCCGCCTAAGACTACAGCAAGGCGCAGCTGGGAAGATATCATCCGTTTCATCACCGAAGTGTTAGAACGTCATCCGAACGAAGCCGCAGCTGCATCCGAGCTCAGTCATGTTGAGAAGTGGCTTCGTGCACTTCCGAATGCAGCTGGGCAAACGGGACTCATCCATTATGATTTTCAGCTTGATAATGTGTTTGATATAGGGGAGCACGAAGCATACAGCGTCATTGATTTCGATGATGCGATGTATCACTGGTATACGATGGACATTGCAGCAGCGCTTGCTGATCTGGATGACCTTGACGAAGCGCAAGCGGGCCATGCCCGGACGTTGTTCCTGCAAGGTTACCAGGCGCTAAGGCCGCTAAACCCCGACGATCTCATAGAGCAGCTAGCTGGCTTCAGGCGTTTCTCGAAGCTCTACTCCTTCGCAAGACTCTTGAGATGCACCGAAGGACTCGAATTAGCCAATGCTCCAGACTGGCTCGTCGGGCTTCATCAGAAGGTGCTGGCTTGGTGCAGCCGGATGCGGCAAGGGTTTTGA
- a CDS encoding class I SAM-dependent methyltransferase, translating into MNTSQQAIRDSWNEWADTWYLRYRTDEAIAKIISNPASAFHPVTYALIREVFPSLEGKRVCVPSSGDNHAVYAFHLLGAKVTSCDISEKQIERSAAIARRHGWDIEFIVDDTMQLGSVADGAYDLVYTSNGVHVWIHDLDAMYRNIHRILKPGGCSVMFDIHPFMRPFSGEVGKLAVVKPYDETGLLGDVPRFKWRVQDFVNAMATSGFSVARMEEMFAEDGSFWVDESDDNAKQPSPAELASYCDWKSNPLAALPQWLSMRVVK; encoded by the coding sequence ATGAATACTTCGCAGCAAGCAATAAGAGACAGTTGGAACGAGTGGGCTGATACCTGGTATTTGCGCTATCGGACGGACGAGGCCATTGCCAAAATCATCAGCAATCCAGCGTCGGCCTTCCATCCCGTAACTTACGCTCTGATTCGAGAGGTCTTCCCTAGTCTAGAGGGCAAAAGAGTCTGTGTGCCGTCAAGCGGTGACAATCACGCGGTGTATGCTTTTCATCTACTCGGCGCGAAGGTCACCTCCTGTGACATCTCGGAGAAGCAGATCGAGCGCAGCGCAGCTATCGCCCGCAGGCACGGGTGGGACATTGAGTTTATAGTGGACGATACGATGCAGCTTGGCAGTGTGGCAGATGGCGCCTACGACTTGGTGTACACCTCTAATGGTGTCCATGTATGGATTCATGATTTGGATGCGATGTACAGGAACATTCACCGAATATTGAAGCCCGGCGGATGCTCGGTCATGTTCGATATTCATCCGTTCATGCGCCCATTCTCTGGCGAGGTGGGTAAGCTAGCGGTCGTGAAGCCTTACGATGAGACAGGACTCCTCGGAGACGTACCGCGGTTCAAATGGCGGGTGCAGGATTTTGTGAATGCGATGGCGACGTCCGGCTTCAGCGTAGCGCGAATGGAAGAGATGTTCGCAGAGGACGGCTCGTTCTGGGTAGACGAATCGGACGACAATGCGAAGCAGCCGTCGCCAGCCGAGCTTGCGAGCTACTGCGACTGGAAGTCGAACCCACTCGCGGCGCTGCCGCAATGGCTGTCGATGCGGGTAGTGAAGTAG
- a CDS encoding DUF5107 domain-containing protein codes for MLKLTEWQETLLYHPVVPSGPVPTVCDSEGIYPYESFFETAERPVLRKFRMIAIENEWMKVTVCPDLGGKIHSIFLKTSGKEILFDAGAVRPVRILPRMAFISGGIEVSFPIAHTPVQIEAVHVQARQIGDRLYIWCGEREVRYGMHWTVEYSLGEHDRYLTQRATFVNKTSEAHAWMSWSNAALSARLDSQFHFPAGRVLRHADILEEIEWSRERGYELADFDRMQGFFWKSADCNAFGMFTPSLGSGLYHIADPAETPGIKLWLYGLGKHEEWAHSTAIRRESYVEIQAGPLLEQADNKKLQPGARHMHTEFWIPSAEPLEIRELELPAPQLIPIEEVPLFDWAPRASTAPWLALAAAYASREAGALASPPAAEDCIWPPPCMEQLGEALLWAANASGASVGMSECDGDGAGFGAPVGAGSAGTIGSGVSGAANSAACEEHGQLWRYYYAVWLAGRGSLDEAIAALAAVELDCGYALLGRLLRVSRQDYAGSRTAYAQIRAKAWSLHPQLFFERDVTLAHFGAEAYEEREYWFAQVDSLQDDALVERRASFSLDRGAVAEARAILEHHAFGKVHQRYDRSQLWQRLAAASGQPAGGVSEDVLARLGEDDLAVYGAYRVSEQKQNQE; via the coding sequence ATGCTGAAGCTGACGGAATGGCAGGAGACGCTGCTGTATCATCCGGTGGTGCCGAGCGGACCCGTTCCGACGGTCTGCGATAGTGAAGGCATCTATCCGTACGAGAGCTTCTTCGAGACAGCAGAACGGCCAGTGCTGCGCAAGTTCCGGATGATCGCGATCGAGAATGAATGGATGAAAGTGACGGTCTGTCCCGATCTTGGCGGAAAAATCCACTCTATTTTCTTGAAAACGAGCGGGAAAGAGATTTTATTTGACGCAGGCGCGGTGCGGCCTGTGCGGATTTTGCCGCGTATGGCGTTCATCAGCGGCGGCATTGAGGTGAGCTTCCCAATCGCACATACGCCTGTGCAGATCGAGGCGGTTCATGTGCAGGCGCGGCAAATCGGCGACCGCCTCTATATCTGGTGCGGCGAGCGGGAAGTGCGCTATGGCATGCATTGGACAGTCGAGTATTCGCTTGGCGAACACGACCGTTACTTGACGCAGCGGGCGACATTCGTGAACAAGACCTCGGAGGCGCATGCTTGGATGTCTTGGTCCAATGCGGCGCTTTCGGCAAGGCTAGACTCGCAGTTTCATTTTCCTGCGGGTCGTGTTCTACGGCATGCGGATATTCTTGAAGAGATCGAGTGGTCACGTGAGCGGGGGTATGAGTTGGCGGACTTCGACCGGATGCAGGGCTTCTTCTGGAAGTCAGCCGACTGCAACGCGTTCGGGATGTTCACGCCAAGCCTAGGCAGCGGCTTGTACCATATTGCCGATCCGGCGGAGACGCCAGGTATTAAGCTGTGGCTGTACGGTCTCGGCAAGCATGAGGAGTGGGCACATTCGACGGCGATCCGCCGGGAGAGCTATGTGGAGATTCAAGCAGGTCCGCTGCTGGAACAAGCGGACAATAAGAAGCTGCAGCCAGGTGCGCGGCATATGCACACGGAGTTCTGGATCCCGAGCGCGGAGCCGCTGGAGATCCGGGAGCTTGAGCTGCCCGCGCCGCAGCTGATTCCAATCGAAGAGGTCCCTCTCTTCGATTGGGCACCGCGCGCGAGCACGGCGCCTTGGCTCGCGCTTGCGGCCGCGTACGCTAGCCGCGAAGCTGGCGCTCTTGCTTCTCCGCCGGCGGCCGAGGACTGCATTTGGCCGCCGCCTTGCATGGAGCAGCTTGGCGAAGCGCTGCTCTGGGCCGCGAATGCCAGCGGCGCTAGCGTGGGCATGAGCGAATGCGATGGAGACGGCGCAGGCTTTGGTGCGCCAGTGGGAGCGGGAAGCGCTGGTACGATAGGAAGCGGGGTTAGCGGTGCAGCTAATTCCGCCGCTTGCGAGGAGCATGGGCAGCTGTGGCGATATTACTACGCCGTTTGGCTGGCAGGGCGAGGCTCGCTCGACGAGGCGATTGCTGCACTTGCGGCGGTCGAGCTGGATTGCGGCTATGCGCTGCTTGGCAGGCTGCTGCGCGTGAGCAGGCAAGATTACGCAGGCTCGCGCACAGCATACGCGCAGATCCGCGCTAAGGCGTGGAGTCTGCATCCGCAGCTATTCTTCGAGCGGGATGTGACGCTCGCGCACTTCGGGGCGGAAGCGTATGAGGAGCGCGAGTACTGGTTCGCGCAAGTTGACTCGCTGCAGGACGACGCGCTGGTTGAGCGGAGGGCGAGCTTCAGTCTGGATCGCGGCGCCGTCGCGGAAGCGAGAGCAATCCTTGAGCACCACGCCTTTGGCAAGGTGCATCAGCGGTACGACCGCTCGCAGCTATGGCAGCGACTTGCTGCAGCGTCTGGCCAGCCGGCAGGCGGCGTAAGTGAAGATGTGCTCGCGCGTCTCGGCGAAGACGACCTCGCAGTATACGGCGCGTATCGCGTGTCGGAGCAGAAGCAGAACCAGGAGTAG
- a CDS encoding DUF4091 domain-containing protein produces MMVNQKVKFETRCLHSLVKVFADEELQEAAYVSGTALRGEYYSFQVAYRTALYMKNIRVSVKSGLAADSEVTVKSVGLAPSELPNYNDPDDYLLRTTPGLYPDPLYPLEAGNGVVHALPNQWRSVWVTVQVADEAASGVYPVEIDFAEESGEALGSGVFQLEIIGAELPEQQLVHTEWFYLDCLASCYKLETFSEAHWAIIEKYVAHYVKSGMNMILTPLFSPPLELDYGKYRPTVQLVGVKQSGKTGDETYSFDFTLLKRWVEVCLRNGVKHFEFSHLFTQWGAKHAPKIFAEVDGDGTQRQIFGWETDAEGEAYREFLTQFIPQLVQFIKAHGLERSCYFHLSDEPGAWCLDSYKSASDTVRSLLKDEFPIIDALSEYDFYKRGLLTHPVVSTEHIHTYIENDADNLWAYYCCCEYKNHESNRFFNMPSARNRIIGVQLYKYDIQGFLHWGYNHWYSQRSRREINPYQVTDADMAFPSGDAFLVYPGEDGPIDSIRLVVLREALQDARALRLLESLTSKQEVLALLEEGLSEPITFRQYERGSAWMLEMRERVNRRIAECVRGGQEQGHEQEQKQERDNMHGRGLPC; encoded by the coding sequence ATGATGGTAAATCAAAAGGTGAAATTCGAGACGAGATGCCTCCATTCCCTTGTGAAGGTGTTCGCGGATGAGGAGCTGCAGGAGGCCGCTTATGTGAGCGGAACTGCGCTGCGGGGCGAGTATTACTCGTTCCAAGTGGCATACCGGACTGCTCTTTATATGAAAAATATTCGGGTGAGCGTGAAGTCAGGGCTGGCGGCGGATTCGGAAGTTACGGTGAAGAGCGTCGGTCTCGCTCCATCCGAGCTGCCCAATTACAATGATCCGGACGACTATCTGCTTCGCACGACGCCGGGCTTGTATCCAGATCCGCTTTATCCGCTCGAGGCCGGTAACGGAGTCGTCCATGCGCTGCCGAATCAGTGGCGCTCGGTCTGGGTGACGGTTCAGGTTGCCGATGAAGCAGCTTCTGGCGTGTACCCCGTGGAGATTGATTTTGCAGAAGAGAGCGGGGAAGCTCTAGGTTCCGGTGTGTTCCAGTTAGAGATCATCGGCGCTGAGCTGCCCGAGCAGCAGCTGGTCCATACCGAGTGGTTCTATCTCGACTGCCTCGCTAGCTGCTACAAGTTGGAGACGTTCTCCGAAGCTCACTGGGCGATTATCGAGAAGTATGTGGCGCACTACGTAAAGTCCGGCATGAACATGATTCTTACGCCGCTTTTCTCGCCTCCGCTTGAGCTTGATTACGGGAAGTACCGTCCGACGGTACAGCTTGTTGGGGTGAAACAGTCGGGTAAAACAGGCGATGAGACCTATTCGTTCGACTTCACGCTGCTGAAGCGGTGGGTTGAGGTATGCTTGCGGAATGGCGTCAAGCATTTCGAGTTCTCACATTTGTTCACGCAGTGGGGAGCGAAGCATGCTCCGAAAATATTCGCTGAGGTGGATGGCGACGGAACGCAGCGGCAAATCTTCGGCTGGGAAACGGATGCGGAAGGCGAAGCTTACCGTGAGTTTCTGACGCAGTTCATTCCTCAATTGGTTCAGTTTATTAAGGCGCATGGACTTGAGCGGAGCTGTTACTTCCATCTGTCGGACGAGCCGGGCGCATGGTGCCTAGATTCGTATAAGAGTGCGAGCGATACTGTCCGTTCATTACTGAAGGATGAATTTCCGATTATCGATGCGCTGTCTGAGTATGATTTCTACAAACGCGGCTTGCTGACGCATCCGGTCGTTTCGACAGAGCACATTCATACCTACATTGAAAATGATGCGGACAATCTGTGGGCGTACTATTGCTGCTGCGAGTACAAGAATCATGAATCGAACCGGTTCTTCAACATGCCGTCGGCGCGCAATCGGATCATCGGCGTTCAGCTATACAAATACGACATTCAAGGCTTCCTGCATTGGGGCTACAATCACTGGTACTCGCAGCGTTCGCGGCGGGAGATTAACCCGTATCAGGTGACGGATGCCGACATGGCCTTCCCGTCAGGAGATGCATTCCTTGTTTATCCGGGCGAGGACGGTCCGATCGACTCGATTCGGCTTGTAGTACTGCGCGAGGCGCTGCAGGATGCTCGGGCGCTTCGGCTGCTTGAAAGCTTGACGAGCAAGCAGGAAGTTCTTGCGCTTCTGGAGGAAGGCTTGAGCGAGCCGATCACGTTCCGCCAGTATGAGCGGGGCAGCGCGTGGATGCTTGAGATGCGCGAGCGAGTGAATCGCAGGATTGCGGAGTGTGTGCGTGGGGGGCAAGAGCAAGGGCATGAGCAAGAGCAAAAGCAAGAGCGGGATAATATGCATGGGCGTGGTCTGCCATGCTGA